The following proteins come from a genomic window of Miscanthus floridulus cultivar M001 chromosome 2, ASM1932011v1, whole genome shotgun sequence:
- the LOC136517225 gene encoding L-type lectin-domain containing receptor kinase SIT2-like, protein MNCQSFSWLLAAMVDLRHARSLLAAGVLLAGVVAVLGAGGDDEQFVYSGFTGAPLALDGMAVITASGLLELTNGTAQLKGHAVHPAPLRFQRTPGGPVRSFSASFVFGIIPPYSDLSGHGIVFFVGKDSFANALPSQYLGFLNTSNNGNASNHVFGVELDTIRSTEFKDPDDNHVGIDVNSLTSVNATTAGYYDDGTGAFHNLTLISAKPMQVWVDYDGETARINVFLAPLRTPKPSRPLVSATQNLSDVLVEPAYVGFSSATGTVRSEHYVLGWSFAMDGPAPDINIASLPKLPRFGPKPRSKVLEIVLPIATAAFVLAVVAVVVALVRRRLKYAELREDWEVEFGPHRFTYKDLFRATEGFKSKMLLGVGGFGRVYRGVLPKSKLEVAVKKVSHESRQGIKEFVAEVVSIGRLRHRNLVQLLGYCRRKGELLLVYDYMPNGSLDKYLYGKDDDKAMATLDWVQRFRIVKGVASGLLYIHEDWEQVVIHRDIKASNVLLDSEMNGRLGDFGLARLYDHGADPQTTHVVGTMGYLAPELARSGKASPLTDVFAFGAFILEVVCGRRPVEQSMTDSRLMLVDWVLEHWQKGTLAEVIDAKLQGSYDDEEAMLALKLGLLCSHPLPAARPSMRQVMQYLDGDMPFPELTPSHLSFSMLALMRSEGFDSFVLSASTNPSSSTAMSMGTTMTALSGGR, encoded by the coding sequence ATGAATTGCCAGAGCTTTTCTTGGCTGCTTGCTGCTATGGTTGACTTGCGGCACGCGCGGTCTCTTCTCGCCGCCGGCGTTCTCCTCGCCGGCGTCGTCGCCGTCCTCGGCGCCGGCGGGGACGACGAGCAGTTCGTCTACTCGGGCTTCACCGGCGCGCCGCTCGCGCTGGACGGCATGGCCGTCATCACGGCGTCGGGGCTGCTGGAGCTCACCAACGGCACCGCGCAGCTCAAGGGCCACGCGGTGCACCCGGCGCCGCTGCGGTTCCAGCGGACGCCGGGCGGGCCCGTGCGCTCCTTCTCGGCGTCCTTCGTGTTCGGCATCATCCCGCCCTACTCCGACCTCAGCGGCCACGGCATCGTCTTCTTCGTGGGCAAGGACAGCTTCGCGAACGCGCTGCCCAGCCAGTACCTGGGCTTCCTCAACACCTCCAACAACGGCAACGCCAGCAACCACGTCTTCGGTGTCGAGCTCGACACCATCCGGAGCACCGAGTTCAAGGACCCCGACGACAACCACGTCGGCATCGACGTCAACAGCCTCACTTCCGTCAACGCCACCACCGCCGGCTACTACGACGACGGCACCGGCGCGTTCCACAACCTGACCCTGATCAGCGCCAAGCCCATGCAAGTCTGGGTGGACTACGACGGCGAGACCGCGCGGATCAACGTGTTCCTGGCTCCCCTCAGGACGCCCAAGCCTTCCAGGCCTCTGGTGTCGGCCACGCAGAACCTCTCGGACGTGCTCGTGGAGCCAGCGTACGTGGGCTTCTCGTCCGCCACGGGCACGGTGAGGTCGGAGCACTACGTGCTCGGCTGGAGCTTCGCCATGGACGGCCCTGCTCCGGACATCAACATCGCCAGCCTGCCCAAGCTACCACGGTTCGGCCCCAAGCCGCGGTCCAAGGTCTTGGAGATCGTGCTGCCGATCGCCACCGCGGCGTTCGTCCTCGCCGTGGTGGCGGTCGTGGTCGCCCTCGTCCGGCGGCGCCTCAAGTACGCCGAACTGCGAGAGGACTGGGAGGTCGAGTTCGGGCCGCACCGGTTCACGTACAAGGACCTGTTCCGCGCGACGGAAGGGTTCAAGAGCAAGATGCTGCTCGGCGTCGGAGGATTCGGGAGAGTGTACAGGGGAGTGCTCCCGAAATCGAAGCTGGAGGTCGCCGTCAAGAAGGTGTCTCACGAATCGAGGCAGGGCATAAAGGAGTTCGTCGCCGAGGTCGTCAGCATCGGACGTCTCCGGCACCGGAACCTCGTGCAGCTGCTCGGTTACTGCAGACGGAAAGGCGAGCTTCTCCTGGTGTACGACTACATGCCCAACGGCAGCCTTGACAAGTACCTATACGGCAAGGACGACGACAAGGCCATGGCCACGCTGGACTGGGTGCAGAGGTTCCGGATCGTCAAAGGCGTCGCGTCAGGGCTGTTGTACATCCACGAGGACTGGGAGCAGGTCGTCATCCACCGAGACATCAAGGCCAGCAACGTCTTGCTCGACAGCGAGATGAACGGACGCCTAGGAGACTTTGGTCTCGCGAGGCTGTACGACCATGGAGCCGACCCGCAGACAACCCATGTCGTTGGCACGATGGGGTACCTCGCCCCGGAGCTTGCGCGGTCAGGGAAAGCGTCCCCTCTCACCGACGTGTTTGCCTTCGGGGCGTTCATCCTCGAGGTCGTCTGTGGCCGGAGACCCGTGGAGCAGAGCATGACCGACAGCCGGCTCATGCTGGTGGACTGGGTGCTCGAGCACTGGCAGAAGGGAACCCTCGCCGAGGTGATCGACGCGAAGCTCCAGGGGAGTTACGACGACGAGGAGGCGATGCTGGCGCTGAAGCTGGGGCTGCTGTGCTCGCACCCGCTGCCCGCTGCGAGGCCGAGCATGCGGCAGGTGATGCAGTATCTCGACGGCGACATGCCTTTCCCTGAGCTCACGCCGTCGCACCTCAGCTTCAGCATGCTGGCACTGATGCGGAGCGAAGGGTTCGATTCGTTTGTCCTGTCGGCGTCGACGAATCCGTCGTCGTCCACGGCGATGAGCATGGGGACCACCATGACTGCCCTCTCCGGCGGGAGATGA